A DNA window from Chryseobacterium sp. MEBOG06 contains the following coding sequences:
- a CDS encoding RHS repeat-associated core domain-containing protein: protein MDTNNYYPFGLNHISGSFGTSNFGSFYSYKYNGKELQETGMYDYGARMMMPDLGRWGAMDAMSEKYSSWSPYNYAINNPVMVIDPDGNDIQPLSEAQQAFKNYVATMSTGTETSGGNIFTGFNFSGFGTDDWIRGLDGKWRYDANITTLEKAMRMAGIDGFAKNGTIFSNVSVDGGSISAYARLNEGGSITKLGADDLASMNAIVDALPMWLGGTWRTWTNVTFYSFSAGSNDPDKETLNKLKPQDKIDFNNMFEYILGGYGRATKLNLQDGAFQFGLDIQGIGNPFPNINDTVYLRDYTFKQNSIVPIDTMYKTIPKKGESFQQTARRLRKTIDSVKSSK from the coding sequence ATTGACACCAACAATTACTATCCTTTTGGTTTAAACCATATCTCAGGGTCGTTTGGTACTTCTAACTTTGGTAGTTTCTATAGTTACAAATACAACGGAAAGGAATTACAAGAGACGGGAATGTATGATTACGGAGCAAGGATGATGATGCCTGACCTGGGAAGATGGGGAGCAATGGATGCGATGTCTGAGAAATACAGTTCCTGGAGTCCTTATAACTATGCGATCAATAACCCTGTTATGGTCATTGATCCGGATGGAAATGATATTCAACCATTATCCGAAGCGCAACAGGCTTTTAAAAATTATGTAGCAACGATGTCAACAGGAACTGAAACATCAGGAGGGAATATTTTTACTGGGTTTAATTTTTCTGGTTTTGGAACAGATGATTGGATCAGAGGACTTGATGGAAAGTGGAGATATGATGCTAATATTACTACTTTAGAAAAGGCAATGCGAATGGCAGGTATTGATGGTTTTGCTAAAAATGGAACAATATTCTCAAATGTAAGTGTAGATGGAGGAAGTATCTCGGCTTATGCACGACTAAATGAAGGAGGTAGTATAACCAAGCTCGGTGCGGATGATCTAGCTTCTATGAATGCAATTGTAGATGCATTACCAATGTGGTTAGGAGGAACGTGGAGAACCTGGACCAATGTAACATTTTACAGTTTTTCCGCAGGATCAAATGATCCTGATAAAGAAACACTTAATAAATTAAAACCACAGGATAAAATTGATTTTAATAATATGTTTGAGTATATTTTAGGTGGGTACGGTAGAGCAACAAAACTTAATCTTCAAGATGGTGCTTTTCAATTTGGTCTTGACATACAGGGCATTGGAAATCCATTTCCTAACATAAATGATACAGTTTATCTAAGAGATTACACATTTAAACAGAACTCCATAGTGCCAATTGATACAATGTACAAAACAATTCCTAAAAAAGGTGAGTCTTTCCAGCAAACTGCTAGAAGACTTCGCAAAACTATTGATTCAGTAAAATCTTCAAAATAA
- a CDS encoding RHS repeat-associated core domain-containing protein, whose product MYDYGARMMMPDLGRWGVMDAMSEKYSSLSPYSYAINNPVMVIDPDGNDAMFASGEAAQFAFKMYVATMSTGTGTSGENIFTGLDNEYDKDGKMISNLGGNKIDFYHQRNGDTKVISRQSGASNIIKGGESIIRGYIHRGKDVGWGTITSEYFGGSGPTRSLFSDFNDSNDGPFASLDKASSPYSSLARQASLNSEDPKGFIEMTYLQANPLRANFDGYEQMWGRSTVSWYKLGGETLFLMLDSKSQESLFYRLPVNNFERTEGKVNSFGNTYQTYMWTESNSEVQKKVVNPTLKNVFKQAVTPPSILTRPRF is encoded by the coding sequence ATGTATGATTACGGTGCAAGGATGATGATGCCTGACCTGGGAAGATGGGGAGTAATGGATGCGATGTCTGAGAAATACAGCTCTTTGAGTCCTTACAGCTATGCGATCAATAACCCTGTTATGGTCATTGATCCGGATGGAAATGATGCAATGTTCGCTTCTGGAGAAGCAGCACAATTTGCTTTTAAAATGTATGTAGCAACGATGTCAACAGGAACTGGAACATCAGGAGAGAATATTTTTACGGGGTTGGATAATGAGTATGATAAGGATGGCAAGATGATTAGTAATTTAGGTGGAAATAAGATAGATTTTTATCATCAAAGAAATGGAGATACTAAAGTGATTAGTCGACAAAGTGGGGCTTCAAATATTATTAAAGGAGGAGAATCTATTATTAGAGGTTATATTCATAGAGGAAAAGATGTTGGATGGGGAACTATAACAAGTGAATATTTTGGAGGAAGTGGGCCTACTCGCAGTCTATTTAGTGATTTTAATGATTCTAATGATGGACCTTTTGCTTCTCTAGACAAAGCATCATCTCCGTATTCTTCTTTAGCAAGACAAGCATCATTAAACTCAGAAGATCCAAAAGGGTTTATAGAGATGACATATCTTCAGGCTAATCCTCTAAGAGCAAATTTTGATGGATATGAGCAGATGTGGGGAAGATCCACTGTATCTTGGTACAAATTAGGAGGCGAAACACTTTTTTTAATGTTAGATTCAAAATCTCAGGAGTCATTATTTTATAGATTACCAGTAAATAATTTTGAAAGAACCGAAGGAAAAGTAAATAGCTTTGGAAATACATATCAGACTTATATGTGGACTGAAAGCAATTCCGAAGTTCAAAAAAAAGTAGTTAACCCAACCTTAAAGAACGTTTTTAAACAAGCTGTAACACCACCATCTATATTAACAAGACCTAGATTTTAA
- a CDS encoding RHS repeat-associated core domain-containing protein codes for MIHQNSFGKPTYSTINYLYRADGTKLRKTFSSSSPRGSTSTRITDYLDGFQYSYFEGGGNCITCRTENAYEAEAYRGILDPGVIPEWKLDFVATAEGFYSFTENRYIYQYRDHLGNTRVTFAKNSAGAPEIIDTNNYYPFGLNHISGSFGISNFGSFYSYKYNGKELQETGMYDYGARMMMPDLGRWGAMDAMSEKYSSLSPYSYAINNPVMVIDPDGNDAMFASGEAAQFAFKMYVATMSTGTGTSGGNIFTGLNNNPKENPKPGFWASIGNFFRNLFGNGKKGTLEVGPVERIAEDYSASGSRLFGLIQGANYNPMAEYRARRDNSFYNDGETSLDRSFRLMNSSHIEIMQDFGGGGYNMFGGYGRVAKAAGAASIAEEISLAAEISAEAEANGIKSAQKGINPEIIGKYFEQMSNGTYKSTGGAGYIHEGKYILLDGNHRMNAAIKYGIETGDFQYVEQIINKGNFIRRNPVIDNHRIYKLPTK; via the coding sequence GTGATCCACCAGAATAGCTTTGGAAAGCCAACCTATAGTACTATCAATTACCTTTACCGTGCTGACGGAACCAAGCTTCGTAAAACGTTTTCTTCTTCCTCACCAAGAGGATCAACCTCAACCCGCATCACAGACTATCTGGACGGTTTTCAGTACAGCTACTTTGAAGGCGGAGGAAACTGTATTACCTGCAGAACCGAAAATGCTTACGAAGCAGAAGCTTATAGAGGTATTCTGGATCCCGGTGTTATTCCGGAATGGAAACTTGATTTTGTAGCCACCGCAGAAGGTTTTTACAGTTTCACAGAAAACCGCTATATTTACCAGTACAGAGACCACCTTGGAAATACCAGAGTCACCTTTGCCAAAAACAGCGCAGGCGCTCCTGAAATTATTGATACCAACAATTACTATCCTTTTGGACTGAATCATATCTCAGGGTCGTTTGGTATTTCTAACTTTGGTAGTTTCTACAGTTACAAATACAACGGAAAGGAATTACAAGAGACGGGAATGTATGACTATGGTGCAAGGATGATGATGCCTGACCTGGGAAGATGGGGAGCAATGGATGCCATGTCTGAGAAATACAGCTCTTTGAGTCCTTACAGCTATGCGATCAATAACCCTGTTATGGTCATTGATCCGGATGGAAATGATGCAATGTTCGCTTCTGGAGAAGCAGCACAATTTGCTTTTAAAATGTATGTTGCAACGATGTCAACAGGAACAGGAACATCAGGAGGGAATATATTTACAGGATTGAATAATAACCCTAAAGAAAATCCAAAACCAGGCTTCTGGGCAAGTATAGGGAACTTCTTTAGAAATTTGTTTGGGAATGGTAAAAAAGGAACTTTAGAAGTTGGTCCTGTGGAAAGAATCGCTGAAGATTATAGTGCGAGTGGAAGCAGATTATTTGGTTTAATACAAGGGGCCAATTATAACCCAATGGCTGAATACAGAGCACGCCGTGATAATTCTTTTTATAATGATGGAGAAACTAGTTTAGACCGATCTTTTAGATTAATGAATAGTTCTCATATAGAAATCATGCAGGACTTTGGGGGAGGTGGCTACAATATGTTTGGAGGATATGGGAGAGTTGCGAAAGCTGCTGGTGCTGCAAGTATAGCTGAAGAAATTTCCTTGGCTGCAGAAATATCTGCAGAAGCAGAAGCTAATGGCATTAAAAGTGCTCAGAAAGGTATTAATCCAGAAATTATAGGTAAATATTTTGAGCAAATGTCAAATGGTACTTATAAATCGACTGGCGGAGCCGGATACATACATGAAGGAAAATATATTTTACTAGATGGAAATCACAGAATGAATGCTGCAATTAAATATGGGATTGAAACAGGTGATTTTCAATATGTTGAACAGATTATTAATAAAGGGAACTTTATAAGACGAAATCCTGTTATAGATAACCATCGTATATACAAGTTACCCACAAAATAG
- a CDS encoding RHS repeat protein translates to MNSSNFGGLYSYKYNGKELQETGMFDYGWRQYMPDLGRWNGIDQLSESYISTSPYAYVANNPVSQYDVDGRWFNQDGSIDTSGRTPGFTTGRQYYNSFFGINPGDGGGANSMFAAGLIDTAFGLGGTWSNTGFGFMDSDGTLLGYNGSYKSLNVNFEEGGIGEATNYVPEVFVTGRKGGGFFEGSYNSFMMENGMNNARMSWNLSQSRSLLYDAIENTKVGRSVSAAENFMFLELPASLAGGEILAAGWRAAGAGRYLSGVVNKAYANIAPKIVATFSETAEQAVVHGNSLKSLRPTWGYKLYSADGTFLKNGITSKLIPETRYTKTFMSNKVMMEKILFPNRAAAYQWEFQQNQILRGPLNLNMH, encoded by the coding sequence TTGAACTCTTCCAACTTTGGAGGTCTCTACTCTTACAAATACAACGGAAAAGAGCTTCAGGAAACCGGGATGTTTGATTACGGCTGGAGACAATATATGCCAGATCTGGGAAGATGGAACGGGATAGATCAATTGTCAGAAAGTTACATTTCTACAAGTCCATATGCTTATGTAGCTAATAATCCTGTTTCGCAGTATGATGTAGACGGAAGATGGTTTAACCAGGATGGGAGTATTGATACTTCAGGAAGAACTCCCGGATTTACCACGGGTAGACAATATTATAATTCTTTTTTTGGTATAAATCCCGGAGATGGTGGAGGTGCAAATAGTATGTTTGCTGCTGGACTTATTGATACAGCATTCGGTTTGGGTGGAACTTGGTCTAATACAGGTTTTGGCTTTATGGATAGTGATGGTACTCTTTTGGGGTATAATGGTAGCTATAAAAGTTTAAATGTTAACTTTGAGGAAGGAGGAATTGGTGAAGCAACCAATTATGTTCCGGAAGTTTTTGTCACAGGAAGAAAAGGTGGAGGTTTCTTTGAGGGATCATACAACAGCTTTATGATGGAGAATGGTATGAACAATGCCAGAATGAGTTGGAACTTAAGTCAAAGCAGATCTTTACTATATGATGCCATAGAAAACACAAAAGTAGGAAGATCTGTATCTGCTGCTGAAAATTTCATGTTTTTGGAGTTACCAGCGTCCCTTGCTGGCGGAGAAATATTGGCCGCTGGTTGGAGAGCAGCCGGAGCTGGAAGATATTTATCTGGTGTAGTAAACAAGGCTTATGCAAACATCGCTCCTAAGATAGTAGCTACTTTTAGTGAAACGGCAGAACAAGCTGTAGTACATGGGAACTCATTAAAAAGTCTAAGACCAACTTGGGGATATAAACTCTATTCAGCTGATGGAACATTTTTAAAGAATGGGATTACATCAAAGCTTATTCCAGAAACAAGATATACCAAGACTTTTATGTCTAATAAAGTTATGATGGAAAAAATATTATTTCCTAATAGAGCTGCAGCTTACCAATGGGAGTTTCAGCAAAATCAAATTCTACGTGGACCATTAAATTTAAATATGCATTAA
- a CDS encoding RHS repeat-associated core domain-containing protein, which produces MDTNNYYPFGLNHISGSFGISNFGSFYSYKYNGKELQETGMYDYGARMMMPDLGRWGAMDAMSEKYSSWSPYNYAINNPVMVIDPDGNDIQPLSEAQQAFKNYVATMSTGTETSGGNIFTGFNFSGFGTDDWIRGLDGKWRYDANITTLEKAMRMAGIDGFAKNGTVLANTKIGPNGEIGYVRLGEGGKASYAEQYGAIDALTSAMPTWLGGTWRTWTNVTFYSFSAGSNDPDKETLNKLKPQDKIDFNNMFEYILGGYGRNTKLDRKSFGDAFIQFGLDVEGIGNPFNFKSNDSTALVEQISDSPFSYSRDTIKKVPTQTKTNDSIMFNNAVKNVNDQKLKNYYNRINFLGKKW; this is translated from the coding sequence ATTGATACCAACAATTACTATCCTTTTGGACTGAATCATATCTCAGGGTCGTTTGGTATTTCTAACTTTGGTAGTTTCTACAGTTACAAATACAACGGAAAGGAATTACAAGAGACGGGAATGTATGACTATGGTGCAAGGATGATGATGCCTGACCTGGGAAGATGGGGAGCAATGGATGCCATGTCTGAGAAATACAGTTCCTGGAGTCCTTATAACTATGCGATCAATAACCCTGTGATGGTGATTGATCCGGATGGAAATGATATTCAACCATTATCCGAAGCGCAACAGGCTTTTAAAAATTATGTAGCAACGATGTCAACAGGAACTGAAACATCAGGAGGGAATATTTTTACTGGGTTTAATTTTTCTGGTTTTGGAACAGATGATTGGATCAGAGGACTTGATGGAAAGTGGAGATATGATGCTAATATTACTACTTTGGAAAAGGCAATGCGAATGGCAGGTATTGATGGTTTTGCTAAAAATGGGACGGTTCTGGCTAATACAAAAATAGGACCTAATGGAGAAATTGGATATGTAAGACTAGGTGAGGGAGGAAAAGCCAGCTATGCAGAGCAATACGGAGCGATAGATGCATTGACAAGTGCAATGCCTACGTGGTTAGGTGGAACGTGGAGAACCTGGACCAATGTAACATTTTACAGTTTTTCCGCAGGATCAAATGATCCTGATAAAGAAACACTTAATAAATTAAAACCACAGGATAAAATTGATTTTAATAATATGTTTGAGTATATTTTAGGTGGGTACGGTAGAAATACAAAGCTTGATCGTAAAAGTTTTGGAGATGCTTTTATCCAATTTGGGCTTGATGTAGAAGGCATTGGAAATCCTTTTAATTTCAAGAGTAATGATAGTACTGCTTTAGTGGAGCAAATCTCAGATTCTCCATTTTCTTACTCAAGAGATACAATAAAAAAAGTTCCTACTCAAACGAAAACCAATGATAGTATTATGTTTAATAATGCTGTTAAAAATGTTAATGATCAAAAGTTAAAAAACTATTATAATAGAATAAATTTTCTCGGCAAAAAATGGTAG
- a CDS encoding DUF6443 domain-containing protein: protein MKKLLLLFSFLSVTLSEAQTASENYISTTDCLNEDCTKKTYTVQYFDLLGRPKQVVNVQASPLKRDVVTHIEYDEYGRQIKEYLPVPQLSTGGGSYYSGPLGVYPLVYGDEKIYTEKVIENSPLQRILQQKSIGKDWNNKSTDFGYDLNIPADHVKNYQVVTHWNQVEKIYKNELQYTPAEYAAGQLVKNTVTDEDGNKIVEFKDASGQTVLSRKVINAGKNADTYYVYNEYKQLAYVIPPLAAAGAMDPAAIDNLCYQYVYDSKNRLAEKKLPGKGWEYFVYDNQNRLVLSQDAVLGSLNNNFVAKGWMFSKYDAFGRVVYTGFFANSSTRTAMQTALSNMSSNAGNNEKRDTTPIVQNGENIYYTKNAFPTGSMTILSVNYYDTYPPLPQGAEIPATIMGKTVLKQPGQNGASKNTKSLPLASYIRNVEDNAWTKTFTYYDEKGRTIGSYAQNHLGGSTRTESDIDFAGVTQQSKAYHKRLSTDPEKVITQRFTYDAQNRLLVHKHQVDNNPEEILVQNEYNELSQLKNKKLGGTNIAQPLQSIDYTYNIKGWLTKINDPSSLNGKMFGYEMRYINPVNANVAPGKFAGMITEIDWKNASEDVLKRYNYTYDALGRLQDAVYSEPNASVPFNNNYNEHLTYDLNGNIKTLKRNAFPATGGATSVQVDDLVYEYTGNRLTKVIENALNDTGYEGGNNPISYDVNGNMTNMLDKSIQSVQYNYLNLSDQYVIHQNSFGKPTYSTINYLYRADGTKLRKTFSSSSPRGSTSTRITDYLDGFQYSYFEGGGNCITCRTENAYEAEAYRGILDPGVIPEWKLDFVATAEGFYSFTENRYIYQYRDHLGNTRVTFAKNSAGAPEITDTNNYYPFGLNHISGSFGTSNFGSFYSYKYNGKELQETGMYDYGARMMMPDLGRWGAMDAMSEKYSSLSPYNYAINNPVMVIDPDGNDAMFASGEAAQFAFKMYVATMSTGTGTSGGNIFTGLDNNPKENPKPGFWGSIGNFFGNLFGSSNGTGIKTYLPGAAISRAGTGVIEVGEVLELSVEIAGILRAGMWSLPLMLNGDSGFSANSKPITGVTDIPVTTTADESAPEKTITLYRGVHGKHPDLINAYMGIAIPWGDLLQQLNIIGVIIIACLLLGQQVLKWQIILHLEEVLAAEF, encoded by the coding sequence ATGAAAAAACTATTGCTATTATTCAGTTTTCTGTCGGTAACCTTATCCGAGGCCCAGACAGCATCTGAAAACTATATATCCACTACAGACTGTCTGAATGAAGACTGTACCAAAAAAACATACACCGTACAGTATTTTGACCTTTTGGGAAGACCCAAACAGGTTGTAAATGTTCAGGCTTCCCCATTAAAAAGGGATGTCGTTACCCATATCGAATATGATGAATATGGAAGACAGATTAAAGAATACCTGCCTGTTCCCCAACTTTCGACAGGAGGAGGGAGTTATTACTCAGGACCTCTTGGAGTATATCCTTTGGTTTATGGGGATGAAAAAATTTATACCGAAAAGGTTATTGAAAACTCTCCGTTACAAAGGATTTTGCAACAAAAATCAATCGGAAAAGACTGGAATAATAAATCTACCGATTTTGGGTATGATCTAAATATTCCTGCAGACCACGTCAAAAACTATCAGGTGGTTACCCATTGGAATCAGGTGGAAAAAATTTATAAAAACGAATTACAGTATACTCCGGCAGAATATGCAGCCGGCCAGCTTGTAAAAAATACGGTGACCGATGAAGACGGCAATAAAATCGTAGAATTTAAAGATGCTTCCGGTCAGACTGTCCTTTCCAGAAAAGTAATCAATGCCGGAAAAAATGCCGATACCTATTACGTATACAATGAGTATAAACAGCTTGCCTACGTCATTCCTCCATTGGCCGCAGCAGGAGCTATGGATCCGGCAGCCATAGATAACCTTTGCTACCAGTATGTGTATGACAGCAAAAACCGCCTGGCAGAGAAAAAGCTGCCGGGAAAAGGATGGGAATATTTTGTGTATGATAATCAGAACAGATTGGTGCTGTCTCAGGATGCCGTGCTGGGAAGCCTCAACAATAACTTTGTGGCCAAAGGCTGGATGTTCTCCAAATATGACGCTTTTGGAAGAGTGGTCTATACAGGATTTTTTGCCAATAGCTCTACCAGAACCGCTATGCAGACTGCCCTCAGCAATATGTCATCCAATGCAGGGAATAACGAAAAACGGGATACTACTCCTATTGTACAAAACGGTGAAAATATTTACTATACCAAAAATGCTTTTCCTACCGGAAGTATGACCATTTTAAGTGTCAATTATTACGACACCTATCCGCCTCTTCCTCAGGGAGCAGAAATTCCGGCCACTATTATGGGGAAAACAGTACTGAAACAGCCTGGGCAAAATGGGGCCTCTAAAAATACAAAAAGCCTTCCACTGGCTTCTTATATAAGAAATGTAGAAGACAATGCCTGGACCAAAACCTTCACCTATTATGACGAAAAAGGAAGGACCATAGGGTCTTATGCCCAAAATCATCTTGGCGGATCTACCAGAACAGAATCAGATATAGACTTTGCAGGCGTTACCCAACAAAGCAAGGCTTATCATAAAAGATTGTCAACAGATCCTGAAAAAGTAATCACCCAGAGGTTCACTTACGATGCCCAAAACAGGCTGTTGGTTCATAAGCATCAGGTAGATAACAATCCGGAAGAAATCCTGGTGCAGAATGAGTACAATGAGCTTTCCCAGCTTAAAAATAAAAAACTGGGCGGAACCAATATTGCCCAGCCACTGCAAAGTATTGACTATACTTATAATATCAAAGGCTGGCTGACTAAAATTAATGACCCTTCAAGCCTGAACGGAAAAATGTTCGGATATGAGATGAGATATATCAATCCTGTGAATGCCAATGTAGCCCCCGGAAAATTCGCCGGAATGATCACAGAGATCGACTGGAAGAATGCCTCAGAAGATGTCCTGAAACGATACAATTATACTTATGACGCACTCGGCAGGCTTCAGGATGCCGTATATTCTGAACCCAATGCCTCTGTTCCGTTTAACAATAATTACAATGAGCATCTTACCTATGACCTGAACGGAAATATTAAAACCCTGAAGAGGAATGCTTTTCCTGCAACCGGAGGAGCCACATCTGTTCAGGTAGATGACCTTGTGTACGAATATACCGGAAACCGTTTGACAAAAGTGATTGAAAATGCACTGAACGACACCGGATATGAAGGCGGAAACAATCCTATTTCCTATGATGTGAACGGAAATATGACAAATATGCTGGACAAAAGCATTCAATCTGTACAATATAACTACCTGAATCTTTCTGATCAGTATGTGATCCACCAGAATAGCTTTGGAAAGCCAACCTATAGTACTATCAATTACCTTTACCGTGCTGACGGAACCAAGCTTCGTAAAACGTTTTCTTCTTCCTCACCAAGAGGATCAACCTCAACCCGCATCACAGACTATCTGGACGGTTTTCAGTACAGCTACTTTGAAGGCGGAGGAAACTGTATTACCTGCAGAACCGAAAATGCTTACGAAGCAGAAGCTTATAGAGGTATTCTGGATCCCGGTGTTATTCCGGAATGGAAACTTGATTTTGTAGCCACCGCAGAAGGTTTTTACAGTTTCACCGAAAACCGCTATATTTACCAGTACAGAGACCACCTTGGAAATACCAGAGTCACCTTTGCCAAAAACAGCGCAGGCGCTCCTGAAATTACCGATACCAACAATTACTATCCTTTTGGTTTAAACCATATCTCAGGGTCGTTTGGTACTTCTAACTTTGGTAGTTTCTACAGTTACAAATACAACGGAAAGGAATTACAAGAGACGGGAATGTATGACTATGGTGCAAGGATGATGATGCCTGACCTGGGAAGATGGGGAGCAATGGATGCCATGTCTGAGAAATACAGCTCTTTGAGTCCTTATAACTATGCGATCAATAACCCTGTTATGGTCATTGATCCGGATGGAAATGATGCAATGTTCGCTTCGGGAGAAGCAGCACAATTTGCTTTTAAAATGTATGTAGCAACGATGTCAACAGGAACTGGAACATCAGGAGGGAATATATTTACTGGATTGGATAATAATCCTAAAGAAAATCCAAAACCAGGCTTCTGGGGAAGTATAGGAAACTTCTTTGGTAATTTGTTTGGAAGTAGTAATGGAACGGGAATCAAGACTTATCTACCTGGAGCAGCAATATCTAGAGCAGGCACAGGCGTTATAGAAGTCGGAGAAGTGTTAGAACTTAGTGTAGAGATAGCAGGTATTTTAAGAGCAGGTATGTGGAGTTTACCTTTAATGCTCAATGGTGACAGTGGTTTTTCTGCGAATTCAAAGCCTATTACTGGAGTTACTGATATTCCTGTTACAACAACTGCTGATGAATCAGCTCCAGAAAAAACAATTACTCTATATAGAGGAGTTCATGGAAAACATCCCGATTTGATAAATGCATATATGGGAATCGCAATACCTTGGGGGGACCTGCTACAGCAGCTCAACATAATAGGGGTGATAATAATAGCATGTTTACTTCTTGGTCAACAAGTATTGAAATGGCAAATTATTCTGCATCTAGAAGAGGTCCTGGCGGCAGAATTTTAA